Below is a window of Ornithodoros turicata isolate Travis unplaced genomic scaffold, ASM3712646v1 Chromosome12, whole genome shotgun sequence DNA.
gtgcttcagccgtgttcctgtagtttttaatgatAATTGCCTTCTTGTTCTTCTCCGCTGTCTATATTCCGAATAGAGGGTAgtaactgtcgtgcacagggcgcATACGCACgaaggtgaatttggtgaatgttAACCTAtgaaattaattatttttactcagaaaggtttcgcactgtttgttattgtgaggtacttccgtttttatatttttcgtttgttttcatTTCTGTTCGGTTTTTGTGTGGTGTTCCGCAGTTCTTGTTCGTTATTGTGTGGTTTGGTGTTgtatggttctcgtttgactttttccattatcatattatgttctacgagtgtctctgtgtgtgttctgcaataagacctcgatccctattctgaaggggctcattattttattcaccacatccccaccagcaatggggtggagtatggACCCTGGTgataaaactccccattcctcatcttaaaataacgttattgtcacgagtgctttgcagttgttcagctgtcagcgtatttcattacagaaatttgaagcgctgtgcacgaagagcatgcacgcGCATGACTTTTCACGAACGCTGTAAGAGTGACTGCACATatgaggttaacacagcagtttatttacttccaccgtacctcacagattaaaagaacagtggaacaaattggcatattggcgtaggttctgcatccgtttcttcggcacagctgagcgactgtgaggggaacctgcaagcacaagcgcattgtttatagaaaatacatggtcttgagatttgtaggagcagccacacatactttcttagtacgcagtggcaccagcgaagtagcaatgcaaatAAGTCAGAGTCGATTTTtcttcaaaataaagagcttacctggGAAAAATTATCCTTGTTTCTTtgtccgtgtgaagtgtactcaaagctgcaacaaactggcatgacatgccctttaatttaaaggaaatctttaaaaaatgcgggcagccccgcttgaactaaatgcagatgacagaatgcgttgggcccaccaatatggcggccggtgaccacgctgtggagcaccagatccagcctatactataacTGGGCTGACATTAGCCTGGGAACTGGGCTGACATTAGCCTGGAAAGTTCTGGAAAACCTCCTATGCGCAGttggtggtaggattcaaagCCACCACCTCTcattcttcagcacgacctcgcAGGCCCAATGACCCTTGCACGACCTGATTTCATTTATTCCTAACCCTTATCAGTCTCTCTCAGCTGCAATAAGATTGTTTTGAATGACCTCATTAACCACCAATGAATACACGCTTGGTGGTTGTGCATGAACTTGTACCAACTAGCATGTTTTGACATGCTTTGCCACTCTGATATTTTAAACTTAGAGGCTACAAAACTAACGGCATATCTTGCCTTTCAAAAGAAGGGTCATCTGAGAACCTTTCTGAATCTCGGTGAGTGGGACTGAAAATTTGGAAGTGTATCAAACATCTGTTGCAGAAAGGGAGAACACAAACCCATGACCCAATGCCCAAACCCTTTACTCTAACAACAGGGCCAAAACAGAATCATACTTGGGTGTTGTATATGGAGATAACGATGACGGGGCAGGTTTCAGACGTTAGCGCGTGTAACATGTGCTCAGGTTGATGCATTCTCTCAGATTAAAGGCTATTGGTTGGTTGCTGTGACCTTCGGTTGCTCCGGACCTTTTCCTTATCCTCATGAACACGATAGTTAATGTATTTTGTGGTGTCACTTGtggtcacacacacaaaacttGTCAGGCTAACACTGCTCAGTGTACTACTCTGGTTAGTTAAAACAAGTTCTCTTTTTCCTGTTAGTTTCAATACATACGCAGTGTGTAGGAAACATCCGGGATAATATGTAGGACTTAAGCTCAGTGTGTTCTTGATGTCACTAAAAATTAATTCTCATGTCTTCAGAGTACTACCAAAATTATGTCATTGCATTCTGCATGTCTTGCACTTTGTTCTCCCAAACTACACGGAAGTATCGTAACATTAATTTGTAGTTTTGAAAAGTATGATGTCACAAGGTGCCTTGATCTACCCAGGCATCTGGCAATGTTGCTCCTCGAAGGTGGCTTTCTGTCgcctcaccacagctgctggcaaGGCAGGCAGTCTAGGCTGTCTCTAGGAGACTGAGCTCCCAGTGATGTCACCTACTTTTAGAGAATCCAAACCCATGATGGTTGTATGGGTTCTTTCAAAATATGCAACCTTCATTGACAGCATTCAGAATTTGCGTACTGAATATTTGAGTGAGGTTGATTTATAATACGCAAGAATACGAatatattttctttttcctcccTTTTTCTCGGATTTGGATTTAATCCTTTTTCTAGATAGAAATTATTCCCTATTCCCTTAATTTGTTAATAAAATTTGAGTTATGTTCCCCTTCTCTCTGTGTTGGTAAATTACATCATTGTGGATCATTTGTTACTCTGAGTGTGTGATGCCTGTTATACCGCCGCTGTTACACGAGGTATTTGTAGTAGTTGCAGATTCAAAATTACCTAAAAGCCATTCGAATACTTCTAAGTTGACATGTTTCAGAAAGCTGACTGAAAGCATAAATCTTGATTACAGATCCAAGACACATTGAAATCCACTGGCtatgctgtccgaggttttggAACAAGATgcatactacccccccccccccccccccgcctgtCCCTCATTCcttccctgctgtcctctctccatttgtccacatctgtacaccacTCATAGTCAATTGCTTCGCTCTGCTAACACAAAATCTAGGCTTGATTTTGATTGCACTTATTGTCATTGGTAAAAcgaggatttgatttaaatgtGATTTGTGCCATAAAATCCACAGACTGCCTCCAAAACACACTCTCAACTACGTGTGTCAGGATAGCACAGAAGCAACCAAACCCTTTGTGGGGGTTTTCCTTAATATACGAGTATGTTCACTTGTCAGTAGCTGCTCATGCTGACTGGTTTACTGTGTATTGCtaattgttttttttattctttttttcaagCTGCTCACACAACCCTTCATTATGTACATGTTGGTTGACCAGTTCATCTCCATGTCTGTTCCAGGTGGTCTCAATGATTCTTTGCAAGACCTGATCGATTCCGCTAGGAGGCATTCTGTTCCAGTTGTCTTTGCGTTGAAAAGGAGAGCTTTGGGGTACTATTCCAAGAAGAGTGTCCCTGTGAGCTGCATCGGCATCTTTGACCATGGTGGACGAGAGGTGGGGAATCCCTTAGTTCCTCATTTAATATTGTTCCAATTTTGTTGACTTGAGGAACCAGTGGTGACTGGTATGCGTGTCATGGACCACCTTTGGTCTCAATCTGCgttgaatttttagtttcattGAGTTACATTTCACATTCTAGGCTTTACTGGAGCAGAGAAACGGTCATGCTTATTGCAGGATGGTGTAACATATGGAGAATGGAATGTAACCCAAAGAAAATAGTACTCACGTGCATTACAGGAAATAATTATTATCCTCTTGGCAAATGTAACATTTCACTAGTGCTTATATATAGTAGTATAGTAGTTTATGTAGGTGGGACACTCACTACCAACCTAACGTGGCCGTCGCATATTTACAAAGTCTGTACTGTGACAGTAAGGTAATTATAGTTCATTAAAAGAAAGTTAAATAATCCACCTATTGAAACAAAAATCGCAGCCTATAGTGCTTATGCCAGATCCAAGTTAGTGTACACAGCCATTGTGTGGGACCTGCGTACCAAAAGGAGCGTTGATCAGTTGGAAAAAGTACAGAGGAACGCTATTACCATATTTTCTCGAATCTGAGGAGCCCCCTTTTTCAAAATGAGGCTGTCCAAAGTGGGAACGGTCCTTACATTCGAGTGCAGGGAATTTAGAAACTCTAGCGAAACACTATAAATGGTGTTGGATGCACTAAACAGAACAAATTATTTATTAAACCTGATTACTTCCCCAGATACCCCTGGCAACACATTTCATACCTTTCTGGCCGGTATCCACACTCAACTGGTGGCAATTGTTCATGTACCGTGCATATGTTTTGTCTCGAGAGGGTTGTTAATGAAAGTGTCAATTGTCTGCAACACCACTATCAGCCCTCCAAGGATAACCACCAAGTCAGTGTTGTATTTCTTGCACAGCTCTTTCACTTCGTTGGTGAAGTGCCAACACTGCACTAACACCAATGGTCTATGCAAAAGCGCATCAGGCCGCCGCAACCGCATGGTTTTTAACCAACCTATCACCAGTTGAGATAGAGCATCACCTTTCGTTTGAATTGCATGAAGTATGATGCCATCTTCGAGTTTATCGTAGCAACGTCTTTTTTGATCTGACAGAAAATGAGGAGGCTCTCATCCCTCTGACGCGATCATGTGAGCGAAGTGGGAGAGGGCCTTTAGATACGCATGCAAaccttatcttttcttttttcctaacATGGGCTTTCCAAAGTGAGGGAGGGTCCTTACATTCAAGAAAATACGATAGATTTGTACATGGAAAGTATAGTAGGTATAATTCCTTGTCCAAGTTAATGCAACAGCACAATACACAGCAGCCAGGCAAAACGCATTTTGGGAAGACTCTCATTTCCGAAGAGAGTCATTAGAGGTATAGTTAAAGTAAATGTTCCAGTCCAGACTGCTTAAAATGTTCATCAGCAAGACAAACGAGGTGCAGTCAGTCTGCATGGAAGTTGCAAATGATCCCTGCAAAGATAAATTGTTACatgcatagtttttttttttcagttttttttttcacgaacaGTATCTGAATGGAATTCACTGCCCAAAAGCATCTTTCGGTCTAAAAGCTTTGACAAACAACTGGAAGCTTTGTAGCTGTGCTTACTTAAATGTAGGATGTTTGGAATGTTGAATGTTATTCAGAGATATTATATATTGCTATTGCTGTATAATGCTCCTGTTGTCTCTGTATTATGACTCTGTACATAGGCCACACCTGCTTGAACCAAGACTGGCCGCAGTatcgataaataaataaataattggaGTCACACTTATATATCTAAATCTATGAATGCTAATGAAGCCAAAATGTGCAAGAGAAATAGTGGAGTAGAACTGTTTATAGCTATACCATATTTGCACTGGTTGGTTAACCAACTTCAACGTAGTGTTGCCTTTTCTTCATCCAATTAATCGTCTCCTCGCTGCTGTTTTTCATAGAGCTTGTTATGACACATTCAAAGCAGCTAACGACTGTCTTCCTGTTTGGTAGTCACTGCTACCATTTGATATGGAATGCTAATGTGCTGTTGCATGCTCTATAGCAAGTCGGGCCAAACACTATgaaagtaggtcagcctttccCAGCTCtcctcgtgcacgtagaacggtctcattaGAACGCTCTCAAGTACGCTCTCAGCTGCTCTATTTGCTCTGATCTTGTTTCTTGCAGTCTTACTTCTGTTTTCTCTATTTAAGCCTTCccacctttcccttctcctTTTCCCATGCACTCACTATGTATCCTCTTGTCGAGTTGAAAATTAAACAGTTGCTGGTATTGACGAGGCAAGGTAGGCTTACTAAGGATGTTTATCCTAAACAACCGTTAGACCATAAGTGGTAGAATGAACCAGCTGTTCGCAGGAAGGAAGGCACACTGTAAACAAATCGCTGGGCAGGCAACTGGCTGTCTTGCACTACACTCAAGCTACAATGTCTTCAGACTACACTGGCTGGAGCTGTATTTGCCCATGCTTAGATTGTGCCATGATTTCATTTGTGCTGGATGCTGAGATTAGGACGATAATATTGACTGACTTTTCTTTATAATGCTTGAAAACTGAATCCAGCTTAGGTTGTTTGTTCCAAAAGAGCATGTCTGAATAACTCTACTGCCTTGCTCTCCTACGTTTTCACATACACTTGCCTGTGTATGCCATTGTGGAGTGAAGTGCATCACAGCACGGCAACTCAGATTCGAGGATCCATTGGGCTGGCCTTATCAGTTGCGAGAACTTCAGTACTGACAAGGCATCAGTGCTCAGCAGAGTTTCTCATACTCACTCCTTTTTAATCTTTTTACAGGCTGATTTCAGACACCTTATAGAGCTTGTGGAAGAGGCACGGAAAGCGTACAGTTATGCGGTAGAACAGCTCCAAAGTTGTCAGAAGGCAGCTGAGGAAACTTCTATGTCTAGTCCTATGAGCACCACTTGCAATGAAGCTAGGCAATCATCCTCGCAGCGAAGCCCTGGTAAAGATAGAACTATCCAGCAATCAGGTGCCAGTGAGACAGTGTGTTCCTCTGTTGACGATGGTTGGATTACAACAAATGACACAGATGAAGACTCAGGTGATGAACCAGAGGCTGCTGTAGAAGCAAGAGCGGCTAAGGTTTCTCAATTGCTCGTTAATGTACTTAGAGCGCCACAAAAATAAATGAGTATGTTGTTGACATGGTAAGGACTACATAGTACAGCCAAAGTTAAGGACTGTAGTTTTATGCCAGAGTCTGTGGCTCCTAGGGGAATCAAGTTGTACAAACACACCTTTTTATCGCTAGTCATATTGTCATAAACAGTTTCAATACAATGCTGTCATATTTTTGAAACACCGTGGAAGTTTTGACATCCTGATAATGTGAGGTGTGCATGATGCTTGTATTATCATGGGATGCCTTTCATCTGAAAGAAAATCGTTTATTTTTAAATTTGACAATCACCCCCTTTTGAATGCTGACCGCTGGGGTGTATCACCATGATTGACCTGAAAATGCAGTGGGCAGCCTTCACATTAACATTCCTGTTGATTTTGTGAGATAAGCGACAATTTAATTTTGAAAGTGTTAAGGGTTCAGAACATAGATGTATCACACAACATATTTCATTTCAAGTATTTCACAACATTAGCCTGTTTACACTGAACGAGCTGGTGAAACAACCAAGTAGGCATTGCTCTACTGTTAACATGCATTAGCAAATAGTGATCTAGATGTCTTTCATCAATATTTTCACATATTGCTGCTAATGCTATCTACAAAAGCTAACTAAATGTAGCACGTCTCTTGTGTTTCTGTTGCTCAGTGAATATGAGTATAAACAAAGGGTAAGAAATGCAAATGGTTTCTGTTCATGAGCTACGATAACTATTGATTTATTCTGGATTGTtcactcttttcttttcttttttttttcacagtgttTGTGATATTTGTAGATTTGCATAAATATTTTGTGTAGGCATTTTGAACATGAGTACAGTGTAGGATAGGTGGTGATCAGAATTATAGTTAAGTCCTCTCTGGCAGTAGTGTACCACTTCGAAAGAATCAGTGAAAGAAACTGTTTATAATGAGCACTTATAGCGACAACTGCACCCAGCATTCTTACCAATTAATGCCTCGAGCACTATGCTCAGCTTTTCGTGGATGCCTCACGGAGGCTGGACATGAAGCTGCCAAGCTCACTGAGCTGTAGAATATATGGGAGAACACTTTGCTACACTTTGTTTTGTCAACAGTTATGAAAGCTAGATTTTTGCAGTTCCCCTGCGAATATATTTTGACACTGCGTGCTGGGTACACAGTGTGTACAGTTCTGACAAGCTCGTGTTGACGGTGCGTGTTAGATATTGACAAATACGAATATTCTGACATCTATATTGAGTCTTGTGTTTGCAAGGGGCACATGTGCCCACTTCATTAAAATGCTTGTGCTTATTTTGGAGTGTTCAAAGGCCAGTTGTAAAATTTGCATGCAGTTGTAGGATATCCTAGTaaatgaatgtgtgtatgaaaaTTGCACACATTAAATGACATGCTGAACCACAGGAATGAGTTTTCCAGGAATGGAATGCTCATTTCACTTGTTTCACTGTATTTTTTCTCAGTTTACTACCACCTGACAATATTGGCCATTACGTGCCAGTGTGCACGTCTGTCATGATGGGTGGGAAAGAACTCCAAAAAAATTGTATTGGGAGGAGGAAGTATTATTGAAACACTGTCGAAAATAACTTTTTGCACGAGATCAAAAAGATAGTGAATTAGATAGTTTTAGATTATACTGTGCAACAATGTTTGATGTTGGCATGTGACTGTCATGAAGCAATACTTTACTAGGGTGATCATTTCTGTGCTCAGCTACATTCTTCAGGCTTTAAACTGGCGTAGACCCAAGCATTTTTAGGTATTACAGATTTTGAAAATCGGAGGCAAAAATCTGGTTTTAGTTCAGTAGCTGATCAATAGGGTAATATTGGGTGGAAGATCAAAATCCGGCAATGTcatatttcagatgaacacaAGATGTCAGGCTGTTCTGCTCAAAGCACAGTGCCCATTTGGTACCTGAATTTGCACTGTAGCAAGGTTGTTTGGGGAATTTTCTCTGTTACTTAAGTGACAATAGTGCAAATTAGGTTATAGTGCAAAATCTGCCTTCGAGAATTACAAATTTCACTCCACTTTTAGCATCCAAGAGAAACATGAATGGGACGGATGCTATCTACAATGATGGGTTACGTATACGTAATGATGTACATAGTCATGGCAATTGGTGAATTACTACTGGAAGTGAACATTGAAGGATAAGTTGCAATAAAAATGTTTTGTTAAGGTGCCTGATTGATGAACCATTGATTTACGACTTTTCCTTGGTGTATGAGTGGTGCCCTCTGGGACAACTTTCCTCATTCTAATTCTCGATTTTTCAGTAATGTTACACGAATTTGAGGTATAATTGTATATGTATTTAGCTAAGGCACACTGATTTAGATATCCATGTACACAAGTGTACGATAAGAGGAAGGTATGTAGCCGGACAGGGTAGGATGCACAGTGGAGCAAACTTATTactgatgaaagaaggaagttaccgaaaagattagccagctgtgggacccgaacccacatcttctggattaccggtccagggctctaccaattgagctgagCTAACACActtccccagcgacttccaagggcgcatcatctgaagggactAACCAGCCACtctccctcactcatcctcctttcactcttacatgttttcccaCACATACGCACactcatacgacgggatcgacgcgagcggcatctgttgaacatgatggcaattgatgctatgaggctggaacgcatagacattggtagagccctggaccggtaatccagaagatgtgggtttgagtcctacagctggataacctcagtaacttccttctttcatcattaatttcctaagcacttgaggctttgtatgtagttgtcccttctatgtgctccagcctcagaacataaatTGCCATCATGCTAAACTTATTACATTTACTGCAGGTGTGTGGGAGTTGACATTCAtgttgtgttgtttacatgtcttgcccatcgctcaggcttgcctatcatggggTTAACATTTGGATGACAAAGCCAGCTTTGATAGGAGTCATGGCTGTTGAAGATGATGTTGACAACACATTGACTCCCACTCCTATAGCTAAATGTTATAAACCTCCTGCCAGTACATCCTTCCTTAGAAGGCTTCAGGTGGTGTCTTTTTTACATGTACACGTGTATGTTGTGTCACTGGACAAAGTGAAAGACACGTGCTTCTTTTTTTATGTATGTCATGCACAACAGAAAGATTTGCCTTCAacaaaatatctttttttgAAGTTAGAGCTTACACTGAGGCAAGAGAAATGGCACGTGCCAGGTAGCTGTATAGACACATGTAGTTGCACATCATATCTTCGCATGCAATTATCTTTCAACAGACAACACAAACAAGGTCTCAAGACCCGTGGtctgagaccttgtctgtgtcaAGGTCTCAGACCATGGGtcttgagaccttgtctgtgttgtcgtttttttttgtcccctagtctcaggtttttaagttatggatctataccaccagcttgcttgctacctctctattcTCTGATTATCTTTCATGTTTTGTGTAATAGTGGATACATAGTATATGCAGGTAATTTTTGTATCGTGTTAAATCTGCTAGATGAGCTTCCTGGTGCAAATAATTGTGCACATGAATATCTAAGCATGTTACCTCGGAGAATGTCATTTATTGAAACCTGTTTGCCAAAATGGTACAAATGCTACTCTGTTGACAATATCATCCTGTTTAACTGTACTATCTGTAAAATAGAGTTGCACAATATTTAGGCTGCTCAATGACCATTCATGTAATAACCCTGAACATAAGGAGGAAACTCTGGACCCACTTTCCAGTATTGGACATCAATGTTAGGATATGTAGTGTAGCCATGCACTGGTGCAGACGGCATTGCATTAAAACCTAGCTGTTTGAAAAGGTAGCTGTAGAATGTGTTGTAATCTGACTGATGCGCACCCAAGGAAAACGACTGCTTGACAACAGTTTCCTGGTGGCCATTCTGTGGATAATGAGCTTGTTTCACTCCGGTCTTTGCTGGCAGCACTGCTTTGGGCTGTGTACTGTGCTCTGTGACCTGCACTTTGGAGCTCAACTGTGTCTTCATGTGTGAACTGAGTGCTGGGCTGTGGACTAAACTGGGCTTGTGAGTACCTGTGAGAgctttgtggtgaagttgaGGCTGTTTTCCAGATGCAGTTGGTTGCAGCTGCATACCTGTGAGGGCAGGGTTAGGCTGTTTTTCTCCTACAAAAGTTGAATTTTTGCCCTGGATTTTCCAATGCTTTTTGTGATGGTGTTCTGTTTGGGCTTGTCCAGGTAAGGCGGCATGTGACACCTTGCTCAGTACCAGGGTCAAAGATGCTACTGGTGCAGCCTGTGATATGGTCTTGGACAGTGTGTTCAGGTGTCCCCAGCCCTTGCTGATGCCTTTTACGGTACTGCTTATAACTTGTTGTCCATTGTTGATGAGGGATGTCTCAAGCAAGTTTCCATAACGAGTATAGAGGCCTGTTGCATACTTAAGAAAAGTGACATTCTTTGACGAGTTGTTTGGGttgtccacatattttctcaAAATCCTAAGAACTGGCAAACCATAGGACGACGGTGCAGGTCGTGGAGGTTGGTCGGCCCATTCAGAAACCATGTTGACGTGGTTCAGGAAGATACGACTGACATCCTGGTAAAACTTTGAATGCGATGGAAGCTCATGGTACTTGGTGGAGGAAACTGCAGTGGAGTTGCCACATGCAGGTGCATGCTCTGGCTTGACACATTTAAAGTGGTTCACATCAAATCTCTTGTCATTGGGGCATGAGAACACGTGGACCCGCCTCTTTTCCTCTGTTACGCGCACGCACATATAGTACTGTTTACAGCTTGAGAAAGTGTCAGGAATGTATGTCACATTTTTGCCATCACAGAGCGATGTTAACCTGCTAAGCACTTGTCCATCCTCACTCGGGAGCAGCTGTGATTCATGGCCACTACGCGCTTTGATGTCTGATTCCGAATCGTTACCAGCGTCGTGGAGCTGAGTTGTTGCTAATGTTGGCACAGCTGTCATGGATTCCAGTGACGATTCAATTGTGAAGCTTTGGTTAGCAC
It encodes the following:
- the LOC135371719 gene encoding uncharacterized protein LOC135371719 — translated: MDSDITIQELEAAIHLSTKRSAPGPDGVSYKAIVSLGPTSRTLLLNLINDSWRRGFVPPSWKTSQVVPVLKPGKSPRELTSFRPISLTSCVCKIMERIILRRIEWFLEFRRLLPTEMAGFRKARTSIDCIINLVTHIEEARFRGTKAVMNLVVLFIAFTVLRSVSCDRGGFPESSELGKETNHSASDAKDTLDQDGHQSTASCLNGSIHYFAEPDSDCRKYSLCVPNVNGTVQTYTFLCPMPTVFDDQLNLCVLPSQSFVCERSLQFASANQSFTIESSLESMTAVPTLATTQLHDAGNDSESDIKARSGHESQLLPSEDGQVLSRLTSLCDGKNVTYIPDTFSSCKQYYMCVRVTEEKRRVHVFSCPNDKRFDVNHFKCVKPEHAPACGNSTAVSSTKYHELPSHSKFYQDVSRIFLNHVNMVSEWADQPPRPAPSSYGLPVLRILRKYVDNPNNSSKNVTFLKYATGLYTRYGNLLETSLINNGQQVISSTVKGISKGWGHLNTLSKTISQAAPVASLTLVLSKVSHAALPGQAQTEHHHKKHWKIQGKNSTFVGEKQPNPALTGMQLQPTASGKQPQLHHKALTGTHKPSLVHSPALSSHMKTQLSSKVQVTEHSTQPKAVLPAKTGVKQAHYPQNGHQETVVKQSFSLGAHQSDYNTFYSYLFKQLGFNAMPSAPVHGYTTYPNIDVQYWKVGPEFPPYVQGYYMNGH